From the Oceanobacillus kimchii X50 genome, the window CACCTACTATTGATAAGATATCATTCATATCATTAATAAAATAATCTGGATGAAAACTTTTTAGATAGTTCGTATCTTTTAATGACCATTCTACTGCTACTGTTTGTACATTCGCTCTTTGACCCGATACAATATCATGATGATTGTCACCTACCATAAGCGTTTGCTCAGGGTTAGCATTTAGCTTTTGCATTGCCATCTGTACTGGTTCTGGATGCGGCTTAGCATGAGTTACATCATCATATGTTATGACCGTAGAGAAGAACTTAGATATACCTGTTAAATCAAGCCCCATTTGTACCGTATGACGCATTTTTGTACTTACTATCCCTAGAGATATATTTCTTCTCTTCAGTTCTTCTAAAGTTTCATATACATGAGGAAATGCTGTGACAAACTTATCATGTTCACGAATGTTATGCTCACGATAAGTTGAAATCATCTCGTCGGCTCTTGTTACATCAATTTTATTAAACGTATCTATAAGAGGTGGGCCATTAAACTTCAGTATTTCTTCATTACTAAAATTTAGATTATATTGTCTAAATGTATGCTCGAAGGAAGCAGTTATTAATGCATTTGTATCAATAAGCGTTCCATCAAGATCAAAGAGTATGGTACGAATGCTCATGAATCATTTCCTTTCTTTTCTTGTTGTCTCGTTTATTCCAGAAATAAGCAATGGTTATTGTTAGAATAATTGCTGTTAACAACCGAATAATGAGTAACGGCCATACAGGTATCCCCAGTGGAATAAATACCAGTGTATCTTCCACGACAGCATGACAAGACACGAGAAAAATTAATGCGAGAGACATATCCTTTTTAGATACATTATCTTCTTTCACAGCTTGAATCATTAATCCAGCTCCATACGCTAGACCAATGGTTAAACCTGCAACCATGGTCATGGAAGCACTCTTATCTATACCTAGCAAACGCATAAAAGGAGCCATCTTATTCGACATAGCATCTAACCAGCCGCGGTCACGCATCAATTGCATCACGATCATTAGGGGAATTACAATGCACGCTAACTGCACAATTGCAATTATTGCCGTTTGTGCACCATGCAATATAATTTCTCCCCACCCATTTGGAGCAGATTCAGAACCTGACACAAATCCATATTGCGCCATTTCTGATCCACCATTCCATACCAGGTTAATAATAAATGCAGAAAACAATGCTAAACCCACACGTACACCAACGATTATCCACCACTTTACACCCACACTTGTCGCAACCGCAGATTCAACAAATAAATTATGAGAGAAGGATAACATGATTGCTATAATAAATACTTCTTTAACTGTAAAGTCAAACGAAATAATGGCAGCAATACCTGCATAAAGATTTAATGCATTCCCTAAAACTAACGGCACCGCAGCTTCTCCTGACAAACCTAATAATCCCATCATTGGAGAAATAAGCTTTATAAACCAAGGTAAAACTGGAGTAAATTGAAGTATCGTAACAATTAATGTTATCGGGAAAATAATCTTCCCTAATTTCCATGTAGTATTAAGTCCTTCCCAAAACCCTCTTTGTAGCGTACCAGACATGTTATTCATCCCCTGACTAGTCGTGTTGGACTTTATTTTTTCTTTTTCTTATTTGTTTTTTTATTCTTCTTTTTGTTTTTTGGTGGTGCATCTAAATAACGCTCGCTAACGGTTTTACGGCGATAAATAATAAAAACAATAGACACAATGATAGTTAAGATTGAAATAAATTGTGCTGTACGAATTATATCGAACATATACAGACTATCGGTACGTAATCCTTCAATAAAGAATCTTCCAATTGAATACGTAATTGCATAGGTTAAGAATACTTCCCCTCGCACAGGATTGTACTTTCGTAAAAGCAATAATCCCACAAAAATTAATATATTCCATACCGATTCATATAAGAATGTCGGATGATACATTACACCATTAATAGTCATTTGGTTCATAATAAAATCAGGCAAATATTGATGAAAACTTTCATATGTAGCTTGTGAAATCGGTCCACCATGAGCTTCTTGGTTTACAAAGTTCCCCCATCTTCCAATCGCCTGTCCTAATATTAGACTTGGAGCAACAATATCAGCTATTTGCCAAAAAGAAACTTTTCTTACTCTAGCAAAAACAATCGCCGTTAGTACTCCTCCAATTATTGCTCCATGGATAGCAATTCCGCCTTCCCAAATTGCAAATACTTTCCACCAAGGACCATTAACATACTGATCAAACTCAAAAAATACATAGTAAATTCTTGCAAAGATTATTGCAATTGGAACGGCAAACATGACAAAATCTAACATTAAGTCTTTTGTTAACCCAAGACGATCTGCCTCTTTTGAAGCAAGGTAAATTGCTAATATCGCACCAAATGCAATAATTATGCCATACCAATATATCGAAATGGGGCCAATTTCAATAAATACTCTATCGATTGGTGCCGCAGTTTGTAGCATATTTTAATCCTCCTTTATT encodes:
- a CDS encoding nucleoside recognition domain-containing protein — its product is MSGTLQRGFWEGLNTTWKLGKIIFPITLIVTILQFTPVLPWFIKLISPMMGLLGLSGEAAVPLVLGNALNLYAGIAAIISFDFTVKEVFIIAIMLSFSHNLFVESAVATSVGVKWWIIVGVRVGLALFSAFIINLVWNGGSEMAQYGFVSGSESAPNGWGEIILHGAQTAIIAIVQLACIVIPLMIVMQLMRDRGWLDAMSNKMAPFMRLLGIDKSASMTMVAGLTIGLAYGAGLMIQAVKEDNVSKKDMSLALIFLVSCHAVVEDTLVFIPLGIPVWPLLIIRLLTAIILTITIAYFWNKRDNKKRKEMIHEHSYHTL
- the ppaX gene encoding pyrophosphatase PpaX: MSIRTILFDLDGTLIDTNALITASFEHTFRQYNLNFSNEEILKFNGPPLIDTFNKIDVTRADEMISTYREHNIREHDKFVTAFPHVYETLEELKRRNISLGIVSTKMRHTVQMGLDLTGISKFFSTVITYDDVTHAKPHPEPVQMAMQKLNANPEQTLMVGDNHHDIVSGQRANVQTVAVEWSLKDTNYLKSFHPDYFINDMNDILSIVGDSCA
- the lgt gene encoding prolipoprotein diacylglyceryl transferase, whose protein sequence is MLQTAAPIDRVFIEIGPISIYWYGIIIAFGAILAIYLASKEADRLGLTKDLMLDFVMFAVPIAIIFARIYYVFFEFDQYVNGPWWKVFAIWEGGIAIHGAIIGGVLTAIVFARVRKVSFWQIADIVAPSLILGQAIGRWGNFVNQEAHGGPISQATYESFHQYLPDFIMNQMTINGVMYHPTFLYESVWNILIFVGLLLLRKYNPVRGEVFLTYAITYSIGRFFIEGLRTDSLYMFDIIRTAQFISILTIIVSIVFIIYRRKTVSERYLDAPPKNKKKNKKTNKKKKK